Proteins encoded in a region of the Thermococcus stetteri genome:
- a CDS encoding prenyltransferase/squalene oxidase repeat-containing protein yields the protein MRSFGKVIVLLLFLLLVPYSQAAVLDDAHEFLYSGGESHDQVPLKALALMALTSSLGKVQDEPDLELEVEKLTAELVDLQNPDGGWGRYKNEVSSPQDTAMALIALVRVRKAAKEYPTVTLPATIHSAIAKGRTYLMESFSSYGWGYTKASKPDFYPTVLSVWALGEMGYKYRTSYHVKKAVDYLATFKNIPPDHLALRLIAYYYVGYTNVSNDLARCKELLEGSSINARQRAMLTYALLLYKPEFDFETVKFLTILETMGDKNGTYVLTSDEKPFMGSSTLVGTAYAVMAFALLTDKRVGSETIINPEYKLCDELLSTRYPNGAWPMYPGGEPNAEATYYALRAVSKCEHVHSEELISEGVSWAKSHLPVAMKSAEFYRTITGDYYYTVKILAEFGNLSESERSALVSFTLSIRDKSGLWRGALFIPQPYETALAVDILQTLGYNGKEVSNAKTWLLSLSRAGFGFSISYPVPKIVTKTVPTTIAVIEAISEPDLVKPHLEWLLSQRLPNGVWGVIGKWVDINGNVNYGEPSVEWTVRVVELLARFGIDVGNDAVTWVIDQALSGNLRTVVDTALALEFISNLNLIPPTTLSEVILNMTPSGWVLNYDDCELAKAVMDYLGQYGYDLAPVGEIGYFEDGNHLILVKLGKLDVSKYNSGVYVSFENGTLKVNDKIYDVSPVVVIVPGRTMNGYVLIVMYSPGAEDIVLNIFKYGMFRYLHGGYIVLSGQDVNHNGKIDVKEIKVVAMG from the coding sequence ATGCGGAGCTTCGGAAAGGTTATCGTGTTACTGCTGTTTCTGCTCCTGGTTCCCTACTCCCAGGCGGCGGTCTTAGACGATGCCCATGAGTTTTTGTACAGTGGGGGAGAATCCCATGATCAGGTACCACTGAAGGCTCTTGCCTTGATGGCCTTAACATCTAGCCTTGGAAAAGTCCAGGATGAGCCTGATCTTGAGCTTGAGGTTGAGAAGTTAACTGCAGAATTAGTTGATCTTCAGAATCCCGATGGTGGTTGGGGTAGGTATAAAAATGAGGTAAGCTCTCCCCAAGACACTGCTATGGCCCTGATAGCTCTGGTTAGGGTGAGGAAGGCAGCTAAAGAATACCCAACTGTTACCCTGCCGGCCACTATACACTCGGCCATAGCCAAGGGCAGGACTTACCTTATGGAATCTTTTTCCTCCTATGGGTGGGGCTATACCAAGGCTTCCAAACCCGATTTCTATCCGACTGTTCTCTCAGTCTGGGCCTTGGGCGAAATGGGGTATAAATACAGGACAAGCTATCACGTAAAGAAGGCCGTAGATTATCTGGCCACCTTCAAGAACATCCCTCCGGACCACCTGGCTCTTCGCCTTATAGCCTATTACTACGTTGGTTACACGAATGTTTCCAATGACCTGGCAAGGTGTAAAGAACTCCTTGAGGGCTCATCTATAAACGCACGCCAGAGGGCAATGTTAACCTATGCTTTGCTTCTGTATAAGCCGGAATTTGACTTTGAAACTGTGAAGTTTTTGACCATTCTAGAAACAATGGGGGATAAAAACGGAACTTACGTCCTCACCAGCGATGAGAAGCCGTTTATGGGGTCTTCTACGCTGGTGGGTACTGCCTACGCGGTTATGGCCTTTGCCCTCCTTACAGACAAAAGGGTAGGTTCAGAAACGATCATCAACCCGGAGTATAAACTCTGCGATGAGCTCCTCTCCACCAGGTACCCGAATGGCGCTTGGCCGATGTACCCCGGTGGCGAGCCCAATGCCGAGGCTACTTACTATGCCCTCAGGGCAGTCTCCAAATGCGAGCACGTGCACTCTGAAGAACTAATCTCAGAGGGTGTTTCATGGGCTAAGTCTCACCTTCCCGTTGCCATGAAGTCTGCGGAGTTCTACAGGACAATAACTGGGGACTACTACTATACAGTCAAAATCCTGGCAGAATTTGGGAACCTCTCTGAAAGCGAACGGTCCGCCCTCGTTAGCTTCACCCTCTCAATTAGGGACAAGAGTGGCCTCTGGAGGGGTGCGCTGTTCATCCCACAGCCCTATGAGACGGCCCTCGCAGTTGACATACTCCAGACGTTGGGCTATAATGGAAAGGAAGTTTCCAATGCTAAAACCTGGCTCCTGAGCCTGAGCAGGGCTGGTTTTGGATTCTCCATCTCCTATCCAGTCCCCAAGATCGTTACAAAGACCGTACCCACGACTATTGCTGTTATAGAAGCGATATCCGAGCCCGATCTGGTCAAGCCACACCTGGAATGGCTACTGAGCCAGAGACTTCCGAACGGTGTCTGGGGGGTAATTGGTAAGTGGGTAGACATAAACGGAAATGTTAACTATGGTGAGCCATCAGTTGAGTGGACTGTTAGGGTTGTGGAGCTCCTCGCGAGGTTCGGTATAGACGTCGGCAATGACGCGGTCACTTGGGTCATAGACCAGGCGTTAAGTGGGAATCTACGCACGGTTGTTGATACTGCCCTCGCCTTGGAATTCATAAGCAATCTTAACCTAATTCCTCCAACGACCCTCTCTGAAGTCATTTTGAACATGACTCCCTCCGGTTGGGTGCTCAACTACGACGATTGCGAATTGGCCAAAGCGGTTATGGACTATCTTGGGCAGTATGGCTATGACCTTGCTCCAGTGGGGGAGATCGGCTACTTTGAGGACGGAAACCACCTGATACTGGTAAAGCTAGGGAAACTCGATGTTTCAAAGTACAACAGCGGAGTGTACGTTTCCTTCGAGAACGGGACTTTGAAGGTGAACGATAAGATTTACGACGTCTCACCGGTGGTCGTGATAGTTCCGGGTAGGACTATGAACGGCTATGTGCTGATAGTCATGTACTCGCCGGGTGCAGAGGACATAGTCCTGAACATATTTAAGTACGGGATGTTCAGGTATCTCCACGGAGGCTACATTGTCCTATCTGGTCAGGACGTCAACCACAATGGCAAGATCGATGTCAAGGAGATAAAGGTTGTTGCAATGGGGTGA
- a CDS encoding FtsZ/tubulin family protein: protein MKALIIGVGQCGTKIADLFALVDFDAVALNTSRGDLEYLKHIPQDRRILIGESITGGKGVNANPLLGREAMKRDLPMVMKKIGSIVGYDEVDIFFLTFGFGGGTGAGGTPVLAEALKEEYPDSLVVAIGALPLKEEGIRPTINAAITIDKLSKIADSIIAIDNNKLRDSGDDISRAYEKINYTIVERIASLLALVDVPGEQTLDASDLKFVLKAFGSFATVGYAKAEASKVKNLSRLILKSFESEGLYLDANIESALYGLVAIHGPSEVLRANDIFEALDYLTSKIRGKQIFRGFYPDPRERDVEVVTLLSGIYESKSIEEIVRIAKEYAKSFMEAKNEAEMKKRELLSGLPDFDDLYPSVSMEDSPGLAKILEDVDKDIPPVSKLRRVNE from the coding sequence TTGAAAGCCCTGATAATAGGTGTTGGCCAGTGCGGGACTAAGATAGCCGACCTGTTTGCACTTGTTGATTTCGATGCAGTGGCCCTAAACACATCAAGGGGGGACCTGGAGTACCTCAAACACATCCCCCAAGATAGGAGAATACTCATAGGAGAGAGTATCACCGGGGGCAAGGGCGTCAACGCCAACCCCCTGCTCGGAAGGGAGGCCATGAAACGTGACCTGCCCATGGTCATGAAGAAAATCGGGTCAATAGTCGGCTACGATGAGGTGGACATCTTTTTCTTAACTTTCGGCTTTGGTGGGGGCACTGGGGCTGGGGGAACCCCCGTTTTGGCCGAGGCGCTCAAAGAAGAGTACCCCGATTCTCTGGTTGTGGCAATAGGTGCGCTCCCACTGAAAGAAGAGGGAATCCGTCCAACGATAAACGCGGCGATAACGATAGACAAACTGTCCAAGATAGCCGACTCAATAATAGCCATTGACAACAACAAACTCAGGGACAGTGGCGATGACATAAGCAGGGCATACGAGAAAATAAACTACACCATCGTTGAGAGGATAGCCTCTCTGCTTGCTCTAGTTGATGTACCAGGCGAGCAAACTCTTGATGCGAGCGACCTGAAGTTCGTCCTCAAGGCCTTCGGCAGTTTTGCAACTGTCGGATACGCAAAGGCCGAGGCCTCAAAGGTCAAAAACCTATCGAGGCTCATACTCAAGTCCTTTGAAAGCGAAGGCCTCTACCTCGATGCCAACATTGAGTCTGCCCTTTACGGTCTTGTCGCGATTCACGGCCCATCCGAGGTACTCAGAGCGAACGATATCTTTGAGGCCCTGGATTATCTAACGTCCAAGATAAGGGGCAAACAGATATTCAGAGGCTTCTATCCCGACCCGAGGGAGAGGGATGTCGAAGTTGTCACGCTCCTCAGTGGCATATATGAGAGCAAGAGCATTGAAGAGATAGTTAGGATAGCGAAGGAGTACGCAAAGTCTTTTATGGAGGCAAAGAACGAGGCTGAAATGAAAAAACGGGAACTGCTCTCTGGGCTGCCCGATTTTGATGACCTCTACCCTTCAGTTTCCATGGAAGACAGTCCGGGGCTAGCTAAAATACTTGAGGACGTTGATAAGGACATTCCCCCAGTATCTAAGCTCAGGAGGGTGAACGAGTGA
- a CDS encoding TPM domain-containing protein: MRRRGFVFTLDALLALFLVIIVMASVVTVTESKPYSTYLRSQSKYAAENILRVLQITPLSHLVPKEKIEEWETGSETEKVLYLDLVSPDMPVLDIIATYWATEPIYPNRHLRSKAEEIARYVLDRALKGYRYELIINNYTVPYIAGANANYSLASDVSSATIVLSGYKYNQTPRGYMARAYITKATVVREDLYGWFRVLAGADWGHNGPLNQLVIKRAITLPSDASIIYSDGKFVSRQGEYIDLYINGQHVAGEYNKIDIDHLEGYLHGGDNTVTLVFSHAKGNEIGSASGTTLYVKYRSNSLDVEDPGLVKVYDVTSKTTGMMYLFEMFVPGNITRINMHFKIKNVGNVNLYFGLGGNLVPLLTKSGNTNGDAVVDFTDNEIKAALRRIGITYDNLTKMVFDFVVGFDAYYKKGTWYYEGGDNYNDNANRERKVYGYPDSYVRIDYVPTAIVTEYSIPLSVYFPYGDSRVTYNGNGLQVTYSLPSYAEPWYADFWVGYQFWDYTTQQELWENGRMFYSGPLGRYAIRVAYTRLYDWMMVPGQQNTFEIRMTNGDSRVRDGETRGIIKYFIRGYVGYGDIFPYLMQGYPNYKGYNLTYYYTDGTGTYESTVKIGQPPYYSLSIYDLDPTKYAVDDAIFRLFERLGGKGTSDSPIEVRLPESVNIDFAPMGNIPGLFEPIQITLRVWREG, encoded by the coding sequence ATGAGGCGGAGAGGTTTTGTATTCACCCTAGACGCTCTCCTTGCCCTCTTCCTTGTCATAATCGTCATGGCGAGTGTAGTTACCGTAACTGAGAGCAAGCCGTACTCAACTTACCTCCGCTCCCAGTCTAAGTACGCGGCCGAGAACATCCTTAGGGTGCTCCAGATTACTCCCCTGAGTCATTTAGTTCCGAAAGAGAAAATCGAAGAATGGGAGACAGGTTCTGAAACCGAAAAAGTACTTTATCTTGATCTCGTCAGTCCGGACATGCCAGTTCTTGATATAATCGCGACTTACTGGGCGACTGAGCCAATATATCCAAATAGACATCTGAGATCCAAAGCCGAAGAGATAGCCCGTTATGTCCTAGATCGGGCCCTTAAAGGCTACCGCTATGAGCTTATAATAAACAACTACACTGTGCCATACATAGCTGGGGCGAACGCTAACTACTCTTTGGCCTCTGACGTTTCATCTGCCACCATAGTGCTAAGCGGCTACAAATACAACCAGACGCCGAGGGGGTATATGGCTAGGGCGTATATAACGAAGGCAACTGTTGTCAGGGAAGACCTTTATGGGTGGTTTAGAGTTCTTGCTGGTGCTGATTGGGGGCATAATGGTCCGCTCAACCAGCTTGTTATAAAAAGGGCGATAACTTTGCCAAGCGATGCTAGTATAATCTATTCGGATGGAAAGTTCGTCTCTAGGCAGGGGGAGTATATAGATCTGTACATAAACGGTCAGCATGTTGCGGGAGAATACAACAAAATAGACATTGACCACCTTGAGGGATACTTGCATGGGGGCGACAATACGGTGACTCTCGTGTTCTCCCACGCCAAGGGAAACGAGATAGGATCGGCAAGTGGTACCACACTTTACGTTAAGTACCGGAGCAACAGCCTCGATGTTGAAGATCCGGGGTTGGTCAAGGTGTACGATGTTACATCTAAGACAACTGGAATGATGTATTTATTTGAGATGTTCGTCCCTGGCAATATAACTAGAATAAACATGCACTTCAAAATTAAAAACGTTGGCAACGTTAATCTCTATTTTGGTCTTGGCGGGAACTTGGTTCCCCTATTAACGAAGAGTGGGAATACCAACGGCGATGCTGTCGTTGATTTCACGGACAACGAAATAAAGGCGGCATTGAGGAGAATTGGGATTACATATGATAACCTGACAAAGATGGTGTTTGACTTTGTAGTTGGGTTTGATGCTTATTACAAGAAAGGTACATGGTACTACGAAGGCGGAGATAACTACAATGATAATGCAAACAGGGAGAGGAAGGTGTATGGATATCCAGATTCATACGTTAGGATTGATTACGTCCCAACTGCAATAGTGACAGAATATAGCATTCCTCTCTCGGTGTACTTCCCGTATGGTGATAGCAGGGTGACGTACAACGGTAACGGTCTTCAGGTCACGTATTCTCTCCCCAGCTATGCCGAGCCGTGGTACGCCGACTTTTGGGTAGGGTATCAGTTCTGGGACTACACAACACAGCAAGAACTGTGGGAAAACGGAAGGATGTTCTACTCTGGTCCCCTGGGAAGGTATGCTATTAGAGTCGCCTATACGAGGCTCTACGACTGGATGATGGTTCCTGGACAGCAGAATACCTTTGAGATTAGGATGACAAACGGCGATTCACGAGTTAGGGATGGGGAGACTAGGGGTATTATAAAATACTTTATAAGGGGCTATGTGGGCTATGGTGACATCTTCCCGTACCTGATGCAGGGCTATCCGAACTATAAGGGGTACAACCTGACCTATTACTACACCGATGGAACGGGCACGTATGAGAGCACAGTTAAAATTGGTCAGCCACCATATTATTCCCTGTCAATATACGACCTTGATCCCACCAAGTATGCAGTTGACGATGCCATATTCAGGCTGTTTGAACGTCTCGGTGGAAAGGGAACATCCGATTCGCCAATTGAGGTGAGGCTTCCTGAGAGCGTTAACATAGACTTTGCACCGATGGGCAACATACCGGGACTGTTTGAACCAATTCAAATAACGCTCCGCGTCTGGAGGGAGGGCTGA